Proteins co-encoded in one Luteolibacter sp. Y139 genomic window:
- a CDS encoding alkaline phosphatase family protein: MQRVVVINVVGLSPSLLGPSTPRLKAFADKHGLQAFRPAFPAVTCTAQSSMLTGTCPREHGIVANGWYDRESAEVRFWKQSNHIVHGEKVWEHLRRKHPGFTCAKLFWWYNMYSTADISITPRPLYPADGRKVFDIHTQPMDMRERIKADLGAFPFPSFWGPAAGIPCSEWIAASARWVEEREKPTLSLIYLPHLDYCLQKFGPGAPEITPELEAIDRVTGELIAFLERSGIKVLVVSEYGISKVTRPIHLNRLFRQKGWLQIKDELDRETLDAGGSKVFAVADHQMAHVYINDPSLQRQVRSLLEGTNGIDEVRTAGEMWGSGVGAQRAGDLVAISKPDSWFTYYYWNDDAKAPDFARCVDIHRKPGYDPAELFLDPAISNPKLKIAKFLLKKKLGLRGLLEVIPLDATLVKGSHGRDVVEDGEKPLILGSPVPVASAEDVFGAIVAAVSGS, from the coding sequence ATGCAGCGCGTGGTGGTCATCAATGTGGTCGGGCTTTCCCCTTCCCTGCTCGGTCCTTCCACGCCCCGGCTGAAGGCATTCGCGGACAAGCACGGCCTCCAAGCCTTCCGCCCCGCCTTCCCCGCCGTCACCTGCACCGCCCAGTCCTCCATGCTCACCGGCACCTGCCCGCGTGAGCACGGCATCGTCGCGAATGGCTGGTATGATCGCGAGAGCGCCGAGGTGCGCTTCTGGAAACAGAGCAACCACATCGTCCACGGCGAAAAAGTCTGGGAGCACCTGCGCCGCAAGCACCCCGGCTTCACCTGCGCCAAGCTCTTCTGGTGGTACAACATGTATTCCACCGCGGACATCTCGATCACCCCGCGCCCGCTCTATCCCGCTGATGGCCGGAAGGTCTTCGACATCCACACCCAACCGATGGATATGCGCGAACGGATCAAGGCCGACCTCGGAGCCTTCCCCTTCCCCTCCTTCTGGGGCCCGGCCGCCGGCATCCCCTGCTCCGAGTGGATCGCCGCCTCCGCGCGTTGGGTGGAAGAGCGTGAGAAGCCGACGCTCAGCCTGATCTACCTGCCTCACCTCGACTACTGCCTCCAAAAATTCGGCCCCGGTGCACCTGAGATCACGCCCGAGCTGGAAGCCATCGACCGCGTCACCGGCGAGCTCATCGCCTTCCTCGAAAGAAGCGGCATCAAGGTGCTTGTCGTTTCCGAATACGGCATCTCCAAAGTCACGCGGCCGATCCACCTCAATCGCCTCTTCCGCCAAAAAGGCTGGCTACAGATCAAGGACGAGCTCGACCGCGAGACCCTCGATGCCGGTGGCTCGAAAGTTTTCGCCGTCGCCGATCACCAGATGGCCCACGTTTACATCAATGATCCCTCGCTACAGCGCCAAGTGCGGAGTCTGTTAGAAGGGACGAACGGCATCGACGAGGTCCGCACCGCCGGTGAAATGTGGGGCAGCGGCGTCGGTGCGCAGCGGGCCGGTGACCTCGTCGCGATCTCCAAGCCCGACTCGTGGTTCACCTACTACTATTGGAATGACGACGCGAAGGCTCCCGACTTCGCCCGCTGCGTCGATATCCACCGCAAGCCGGGCTACGATCCCGCAGAACTGTTCCTCGATCCCGCCATCTCGAACCCGAAGCTCAAGATCGCCAAATTCCTCCTCAAGAAGAAGCTCGGCCTGCGCGGCCTGCTGGAAGTCATCCCCCTTGATGCCACCCTCGTAAAAGGCTCCCACGGCCGCGATGTCGTGGAGGATGGCGAAAAGCCGCTCATCCTCGGCTCGCCCGTGCCCGTAGCCAGCGCGGAGGACGTTTTCGGGGCCATCGTCGCAGCCGTGAGCGGTTCCTGA
- a CDS encoding sterol desaturase family protein has protein sequence MLEFLRSASVLQVTLFFLLANIVIFTSSVALCWCLGRWFGTRRIFDRWEPLRPVEMAAALGAVVLNSFVSVGGWFLWTRDIIVLKDTGILRAAADCIVMVLSMDLGMYVFHRAAHLSWVYRWLHRFHHRHETTNPISLFVLHPAEVIGFGALMILFLTAYPMSTEGLVAYLSLNVLFGTLGHSGVEPFPAAWGKVPLLRLLGTSTFHAEHHEHPKYNFGFYTLLWDKLFGTLDPDYERRFRQDTTE, from the coding sequence ATGCTCGAGTTCCTCAGATCCGCATCGGTGCTGCAGGTGACGCTATTCTTCCTGCTGGCCAATATCGTGATCTTCACGTCCTCGGTGGCGCTCTGCTGGTGCCTCGGCCGCTGGTTCGGCACGCGCCGCATCTTTGATCGATGGGAACCGCTGCGCCCGGTGGAAATGGCCGCAGCCCTCGGTGCCGTCGTCTTGAATAGTTTCGTCTCCGTCGGCGGCTGGTTCCTCTGGACTCGCGACATCATCGTGCTGAAAGACACCGGCATCTTGCGCGCCGCCGCTGACTGCATCGTCATGGTGCTGTCCATGGACCTCGGCATGTATGTCTTCCATCGCGCCGCCCATCTGTCGTGGGTGTATCGCTGGCTCCATCGCTTCCACCACCGGCACGAGACCACGAATCCGATCAGCCTCTTCGTGCTTCATCCGGCGGAGGTCATCGGCTTCGGCGCACTGATGATCCTGTTTCTAACGGCCTATCCCATGAGCACCGAAGGACTGGTGGCCTACCTCTCGCTGAACGTGCTGTTTGGAACACTGGGACACTCCGGCGTCGAGCCCTTCCCCGCCGCTTGGGGAAAGGTGCCGCTGCTGCGTCTCCTCGGCACCTCCACTTTTCACGCGGAGCACCACGAGCATCCGAAATACAACTTCGGCTTCTACACGCTGTTGTGGGACAAGCTCTTCGGCACGCTCGATCCGGACTACGAGCGTCGCTTCCGCCAGGACACCACCGAGTGA
- a CDS encoding branched-chain amino acid ABC transporter permease, protein MQQTIQQLINGLGLGSIYALIALGYTMVYGVLRFINFAHSDVLMLGAFAAFFLAPMVEKALGPQSVMGAILVIILAAAICACIGMLIEFLAYRPLRKRPKLTVLITAIGVSLFIEFTCQNDAVLGSATRSFPKLLPEKQFTFGNLVIGSTDILVPVVTLLLLGAMWLIVQKTRVGTAMRAVSYNQQAASLMGVPVNRIISFTFGLGSALAAVAGILYSMKAPGIEPLMGVQPGLRAFIAAVVGGIGNLPGAVLGGLLIGILETFAGGIPGLSNYRDAIAFGILILILLFKPAGLLGRATIEKV, encoded by the coding sequence ATTCAGCAGACGATCCAGCAGCTCATCAACGGTCTCGGGCTGGGATCGATCTACGCCCTCATCGCTCTCGGTTACACGATGGTGTATGGGGTACTGCGGTTCATCAACTTCGCCCACAGCGATGTCCTGATGCTCGGGGCCTTCGCCGCCTTCTTCCTCGCACCGATGGTGGAGAAGGCGCTGGGCCCGCAGTCAGTGATGGGCGCGATTCTCGTCATCATCCTCGCTGCGGCGATCTGCGCGTGCATCGGCATGTTGATCGAGTTTCTCGCCTACCGGCCGCTGCGCAAGCGACCGAAGCTCACGGTGCTCATCACCGCGATCGGCGTATCACTGTTCATCGAGTTCACCTGTCAGAACGATGCGGTCTTGGGCTCGGCCACCCGCTCGTTCCCTAAGCTACTGCCTGAAAAGCAATTCACCTTCGGCAACCTCGTCATCGGCAGCACGGACATTCTAGTCCCCGTGGTCACCCTGCTGCTGCTCGGTGCGATGTGGTTGATCGTCCAGAAAACCCGCGTCGGCACCGCCATGCGCGCCGTTTCCTACAACCAGCAAGCGGCCTCGCTGATGGGCGTGCCGGTGAATCGCATCATCTCCTTCACCTTCGGCCTTGGCTCGGCACTCGCCGCAGTGGCGGGCATCCTCTACTCGATGAAGGCCCCGGGCATCGAGCCGCTGATGGGCGTGCAGCCCGGCCTTCGCGCCTTCATCGCTGCGGTCGTCGGGGGCATCGGAAACTTGCCGGGTGCCGTCCTCGGCGGCCTGCTGATCGGTATTCTGGAAACCTTCGCCGGCGGCATTCCCGGACTCTCGAACTACCGCGATGCCATCGCCTTCGGGATCCTGATCCTGATCCTGCTCTTCAAACCCGCCGGCCTCCTCGGTCGCGCCACCATCGAGAAAGTCTGA
- a CDS encoding ABC transporter ATP-binding protein has product MLEVDNLHVSYGAIKALHGVSLKVPQGSIVTLIGANGAGKSTTLRALSGLVKAASGSIRYAGEEITNLPAHKIVSRSLCHVPEGRMVFANLTVKENLAMGAYLQRDKAWIAKQTDYVFRLFPRLKERENQAAGTMSGGEQQMLAIGRALLSNPKFLMLDEPSLGIAPLLVKSIFERIVEINREQGLTILLVEQNANLALDVSSYGYVLETGKILLEGPSAELKANPKVQEAYLGA; this is encoded by the coding sequence ATGCTTGAGGTCGACAATCTCCACGTGTCCTACGGGGCCATCAAGGCACTTCACGGGGTATCCCTGAAAGTGCCGCAAGGAAGCATCGTCACCTTGATCGGAGCGAATGGAGCAGGCAAATCGACCACCCTGCGCGCTCTCTCCGGCTTGGTGAAGGCAGCATCCGGCAGCATCCGCTACGCCGGTGAGGAAATCACCAATCTTCCCGCCCACAAGATCGTCTCCCGCAGCCTCTGCCACGTCCCCGAGGGCCGCATGGTCTTCGCCAATCTCACCGTGAAGGAAAACCTCGCGATGGGTGCCTACCTCCAGCGCGACAAGGCATGGATCGCCAAGCAGACTGATTACGTCTTCCGCCTCTTCCCTCGCCTCAAGGAACGCGAGAACCAGGCCGCTGGCACCATGTCCGGCGGCGAGCAGCAGATGCTGGCCATCGGCCGCGCGCTGCTGAGTAATCCCAAGTTCCTGATGCTCGATGAGCCCTCGCTCGGCATCGCCCCACTGCTGGTGAAGTCGATCTTCGAGCGCATCGTCGAAATCAACCGCGAGCAAGGCCTCACCATCCTGCTGGTCGAGCAGAACGCCAATCTCGCGCTCGACGTCTCTAGCTACGGCTACGTCCTTGAGACCGGCAAGATCCTGCTCGAAGGTCCCTCCGCCGAGCTAAAGGCGAATCCCAAGGTCCAGGAAGCCTACCTCGGCGCCTAA
- a CDS encoding ABC transporter substrate-binding protein: MKIRHFALPALAASIAALGLSNCNKGGGDAIKVGEFASLTGKEATFGTSSHEGTLLAVEEINAGGGVLGKKIQLLTEDNQSKPGESTNAVNKLISKDGVVAVLGEVASSRSFEAAPVCQDNKIPMISPASTNPSVTEVGDYISRACFTDPFQGAALANFATGELKATKIAMLTDVKSDYSKGLAKFFKEKFLANGGTLVTELDYNGGDKDFKAQLTTIKNGNPQAVFVPGYYTDVALIAIQAKQLGLSVPLFGGDGWESSVLLDIGKEAMNGNYFSTHCAADQGTPKMTAFVDAYKKKFNGKTPDAMAVLGYDSAMLLADAMKRAATTEGPKLRDAIAATKDFEGVSGKFSLNKNRDAVKALVFIKIEDGKFRYTATVNP, translated from the coding sequence ATGAAAATCCGCCATTTCGCCCTCCCAGCCCTCGCTGCATCGATTGCCGCCCTCGGTCTCTCCAATTGCAACAAGGGTGGCGGCGACGCGATCAAGGTCGGCGAGTTCGCCTCGCTCACCGGCAAGGAAGCCACCTTCGGCACTTCCTCCCATGAGGGCACCCTGCTCGCCGTCGAGGAAATCAACGCCGGCGGCGGCGTCCTCGGTAAAAAAATCCAGCTCCTCACCGAGGACAACCAGTCCAAACCCGGTGAATCCACCAACGCCGTCAACAAGCTGATCTCGAAGGACGGCGTCGTCGCCGTCCTCGGCGAAGTCGCCTCCAGCCGCTCCTTCGAAGCCGCGCCGGTCTGTCAGGATAACAAAATCCCGATGATTTCGCCCGCCTCGACCAATCCCTCGGTCACCGAGGTCGGCGACTATATCTCGCGTGCTTGCTTCACCGATCCTTTCCAAGGAGCCGCCCTTGCCAACTTCGCCACCGGCGAACTGAAGGCCACCAAGATCGCGATGCTCACCGACGTGAAGAGCGACTACAGCAAGGGCCTCGCGAAGTTCTTCAAAGAGAAGTTCCTCGCCAATGGCGGCACGCTCGTCACCGAGCTCGACTACAACGGCGGCGACAAGGACTTCAAGGCCCAGCTCACCACCATCAAGAACGGCAATCCACAGGCGGTCTTCGTCCCCGGCTACTACACGGACGTCGCCCTCATCGCGATCCAGGCCAAGCAGCTCGGCCTCTCCGTCCCGCTCTTCGGCGGAGACGGCTGGGAAAGCAGCGTGCTGCTCGATATCGGCAAGGAAGCCATGAACGGCAACTACTTCTCCACCCACTGCGCCGCCGACCAAGGCACGCCGAAGATGACCGCCTTCGTGGATGCCTATAAGAAGAAATTCAATGGCAAGACACCGGATGCGATGGCCGTGCTCGGCTACGACTCCGCCATGCTGCTCGCCGATGCCATGAAGCGCGCCGCCACCACCGAGGGACCCAAGCTCCGCGATGCAATCGCCGCCACCAAGGACTTCGAAGGCGTCAGCGGCAAGTTCTCGCTCAACAAGAACCGCGACGCCGTGAAGGCCCTCGTCTTCATCAAGATCGAAGACGGCAAGTTCCGTTACACCGCCACCGTCAATCCTTGA
- a CDS encoding alkaline phosphatase D family protein produces MIGRFLLPLLVFSFAPAGAQQPFVPDIGANVSRPWPGKDFWTNPAEDWTLSKGRLENTFSGGNRNVTLLTAELTEAAEPFTARVLLDQVSFELFGDGFVGLQAGVRGESGDYREAAVTGVGFAAGIDFTGHPFLGGKKAEGEPLPLPLRGIVLELKGEPDGADRYKLSLLVQDATGKILRTVTSTAHASWLPGLVSMTSSSQAPPLVDLASARPAQVPPIPQARQGEGRFGFSKFSVSGAKFALHPERAFGPILWTTYTMDNDGTLCLLLQAAPFARTEKMDAELVLPGRDPIVTTLEPVSRTARFRVLKLDPAKTMPYEVKLAGDSYKGTIRPAANGRPLKIATLSCNDATGFPHRDLVENVRAQAPDFITFLGDQIYEGIGGYSLIYDHRPGDRPVLSYLRKYAMHGWTWRDVLRDTPSITIPDDHDVFHGNLWGAGGEPADISKGYGDSSQDGGGYKMSVEFVNAVHRTQTGNLPDPADPSPCRSGISVYFTRHAWGPLDFLVMADRQFKSAPKVALPGAKIENGWPQSISWDAKTATPEGEVQLLGSRQEAWLARWAKNPAKGSKFRIALSQTPFCAPQTLPKNVHSDTDLPTIPAVKPGEYAPDDEPKADYDTNGWPQAPRLKALELLAEAHAVHITGDEHLGSTGQYGLKGWSDGPWWISSPATADISPRRWMPSEEGKNRRNGAPKWTGDFDDAFGNHMTVHAVANPQDNDRQPARIFDHAVGYTITTWDPASGKVRLENWPYWASPAKPAPDNQPYPGWPVMIDPASGKRVD; encoded by the coding sequence GTGATTGGCCGCTTCCTCCTCCCGCTGCTGGTTTTCTCCTTTGCTCCCGCCGGGGCCCAACAACCCTTCGTGCCGGACATCGGCGCGAATGTTTCCCGGCCGTGGCCGGGGAAGGATTTTTGGACGAATCCCGCGGAGGACTGGACGCTCTCGAAAGGACGTCTTGAGAACACCTTCTCCGGCGGCAACCGCAATGTCACCCTGCTCACCGCCGAACTGACCGAAGCTGCCGAGCCCTTCACCGCGCGCGTCTTGCTCGATCAGGTGTCGTTCGAACTCTTCGGCGACGGCTTCGTGGGCCTGCAGGCTGGAGTCCGTGGCGAAAGCGGTGACTACCGCGAGGCCGCAGTCACCGGCGTGGGCTTTGCCGCCGGCATCGATTTCACCGGCCACCCTTTCCTCGGAGGAAAGAAGGCCGAGGGCGAGCCGCTGCCGCTCCCGCTACGCGGCATCGTGCTCGAACTGAAAGGCGAGCCCGATGGTGCCGATCGCTACAAGCTGAGCCTGCTGGTTCAGGATGCGACCGGAAAAATCCTCCGCACGGTCACCTCCACGGCACACGCCTCGTGGCTGCCGGGTTTGGTATCCATGACCTCGTCGAGCCAGGCACCGCCGCTCGTGGATCTCGCATCGGCCCGCCCCGCACAAGTCCCGCCCATCCCACAGGCGCGCCAAGGCGAGGGCCGCTTCGGCTTCAGCAAGTTCTCCGTGTCCGGCGCGAAGTTCGCCCTCCATCCGGAGCGAGCCTTCGGCCCCATCCTGTGGACCACCTACACGATGGATAATGACGGCACTCTCTGCCTGCTTCTCCAGGCCGCACCCTTCGCTCGCACCGAGAAGATGGATGCCGAGCTGGTGCTACCCGGCCGTGATCCCATCGTCACCACGCTCGAGCCGGTCTCCCGCACCGCCCGCTTCCGCGTGCTGAAGCTGGATCCGGCCAAGACCATGCCCTACGAGGTGAAGCTAGCCGGCGATTCCTACAAGGGCACCATCCGTCCCGCCGCCAATGGCCGGCCGCTGAAAATCGCCACGCTTTCCTGCAATGACGCCACCGGCTTCCCGCACCGGGATCTGGTGGAAAACGTCCGCGCGCAGGCTCCCGATTTCATCACCTTCCTGGGCGACCAGATCTACGAAGGCATCGGCGGCTACTCGCTGATCTACGATCACCGCCCCGGTGACCGCCCGGTCCTCTCCTACCTCCGCAAGTATGCCATGCATGGCTGGACCTGGCGGGATGTCCTGCGCGATACGCCCTCGATCACCATCCCGGACGATCACGATGTCTTCCACGGCAATCTGTGGGGCGCAGGTGGTGAGCCGGCCGATATCTCGAAAGGCTACGGAGACAGCTCGCAGGACGGCGGCGGCTACAAGATGTCGGTCGAGTTTGTGAATGCAGTGCATCGCACCCAGACCGGGAACCTGCCGGATCCCGCCGACCCGTCACCCTGCCGCAGCGGCATCAGCGTCTATTTCACCCGCCATGCATGGGGTCCGCTCGACTTCTTGGTCATGGCCGACCGCCAGTTCAAGTCCGCTCCAAAGGTGGCCCTGCCGGGCGCGAAGATCGAAAACGGCTGGCCACAATCGATTTCCTGGGACGCCAAGACCGCCACTCCCGAAGGCGAGGTCCAGTTGCTGGGCAGCCGCCAGGAAGCCTGGCTCGCCCGCTGGGCCAAGAACCCGGCGAAGGGTTCGAAATTCCGGATCGCCCTCTCGCAGACACCGTTTTGCGCACCGCAAACCCTGCCGAAAAACGTCCACTCCGATACCGATCTCCCGACCATTCCTGCCGTCAAACCCGGCGAATACGCCCCCGATGACGAGCCAAAGGCCGATTACGATACCAATGGCTGGCCACAGGCACCGCGGCTGAAAGCTCTGGAACTTCTTGCCGAGGCCCATGCGGTCCACATTACCGGAGACGAGCACCTCGGTAGCACCGGCCAATACGGACTCAAAGGTTGGAGCGATGGCCCGTGGTGGATCAGCTCGCCCGCCACCGCCGACATCTCGCCGCGCCGTTGGATGCCATCGGAAGAAGGCAAGAACCGCCGCAATGGCGCACCGAAGTGGACGGGCGACTTTGACGACGCCTTCGGCAATCACATGACGGTCCATGCCGTGGCGAATCCGCAGGACAACGACCGTCAGCCCGCCCGGATTTTCGACCACGCCGTCGGCTACACCATCACCACGTGGGATCCCGCCAGCGGCAAGGTCCGCCTGGAAAACTGGCCCTACTGGGCCTCCCCCGCCAAGCCCGCCCCGGACAACCAGCCCTACCCCGGCTGGCCCGTGATGATCGATCCTGCGAGCGGAAAGCGGGTGGATTGA
- a CDS encoding ABC transporter ATP-binding protein: MSTPLLQLENVTIKFGGLTAVSELTTTIDEGQLVGLIGPNGAGKTTAFNMITGVYQPTSGTIRFAGKCTAGIKPSRLTAQGIARTFQNIRLFGSLSVLDNIRVAKQLHNTQNYLGSLWRGKGWRNSEATIEKDALELLEIFDLAKCRDEMATSLPYGDQRRLEIVRALATKPKLLLLDEPAAGMNPSEKDDLMHLIRFIKDRYQLAVLLVEHDMKVVMGICERIAVLEYGRKIAEGTPKEIQCHPKVIEAYLGAAATPIEHA, encoded by the coding sequence ATGAGCACGCCGCTGCTGCAACTCGAGAACGTCACGATTAAGTTCGGCGGCCTCACGGCGGTCAGCGAACTAACGACCACCATCGACGAAGGCCAGCTCGTCGGTCTCATCGGCCCGAACGGCGCCGGCAAGACAACGGCGTTCAACATGATCACCGGCGTCTATCAGCCGACCTCAGGCACCATTCGCTTCGCCGGCAAATGCACCGCCGGGATCAAACCGAGCCGCCTCACAGCCCAAGGCATCGCCCGCACTTTCCAGAATATCCGCCTCTTCGGCTCGCTTAGCGTGCTCGACAACATCCGCGTCGCAAAGCAACTCCACAATACCCAGAACTACCTCGGTTCGCTGTGGCGGGGCAAAGGCTGGCGGAACAGTGAGGCGACCATCGAGAAGGACGCCTTGGAGCTGTTGGAGATCTTCGATCTCGCAAAGTGCCGCGACGAAATGGCGACCTCCCTCCCCTACGGCGACCAGCGCCGCTTGGAAATCGTGCGCGCCCTCGCCACCAAGCCGAAGCTGCTGCTGCTTGATGAACCCGCCGCCGGCATGAACCCGTCCGAGAAGGACGACCTCATGCACCTCATCCGCTTCATCAAGGACCGATACCAGCTCGCCGTCCTGCTCGTGGAGCACGACATGAAGGTCGTCATGGGCATCTGCGAGCGCATCGCCGTGCTCGAATACGGCCGCAAGATCGCCGAAGGCACCCCGAAGGAAATCCAGTGCCACCCGAAGGTCATCGAGGCCTACCTCGGAGCCGCCGCCACCCCGATCGAGCATGCTTGA
- a CDS encoding D-2-hydroxyacid dehydrogenase — translation MKIFTDLTTTPELLEYLRDGIAPHELLRPSQSGASVLADVPTDPIMQEADIVLGQPRVDAVLSSPNLKWLQVSTAGYTRYDTADFRTAVQAKGVTVTNSSHVYDDPCAEHVLAFMLANARQFPRALKSRCANGSPEWNDLRRESKLLQGQSLLIIGYGAIAERVIELLTPFRMDITAMRRNVRGDEKVKIVTPDEVAAALGEADHVINILPDNAESLRWFNATRFAQMKPGSIYYNIGRGTTTHQEDLAAALKSGHLGAAWLDVTDPEPLPDDHILWTCENCHITPHTAGGQFEESRVLIRHFLENLRRYEKAEKLVNRIM, via the coding sequence ATGAAAATCTTCACCGACCTCACCACCACCCCGGAGCTTCTCGAGTATCTCCGCGACGGCATCGCCCCACACGAACTCCTGCGCCCCTCACAAAGCGGAGCCTCCGTCCTCGCCGACGTCCCCACCGACCCGATCATGCAGGAGGCCGACATCGTCCTCGGCCAACCCCGCGTCGATGCCGTCCTCTCCTCGCCGAACCTGAAGTGGCTCCAGGTCAGCACCGCCGGCTACACCCGCTACGACACCGCCGACTTCCGCACCGCCGTGCAGGCGAAAGGCGTCACCGTCACAAACAGCTCCCACGTTTACGACGATCCCTGCGCCGAGCACGTCCTCGCCTTCATGCTCGCGAACGCCCGTCAATTCCCCCGCGCCCTCAAGTCACGCTGCGCAAACGGCTCGCCCGAATGGAACGACCTCCGCCGCGAGAGCAAGCTCCTCCAAGGCCAGTCGCTACTCATCATCGGCTACGGTGCCATCGCCGAGCGCGTGATCGAGCTGCTCACCCCCTTCCGCATGGACATCACCGCCATGCGCCGCAACGTCCGCGGCGATGAGAAGGTGAAGATCGTCACTCCCGACGAAGTCGCCGCCGCCCTCGGCGAAGCCGACCACGTCATCAACATCCTCCCCGACAACGCCGAATCCCTGCGCTGGTTCAATGCCACCCGCTTCGCGCAGATGAAGCCCGGCTCGATCTATTACAACATCGGCCGCGGCACCACGACCCATCAGGAAGACCTCGCCGCCGCCCTCAAGTCCGGCCACCTCGGCGCCGCCTGGCTCGATGTCACCGACCCCGAGCCCTTGCCCGACGACCACATCCTCTGGACCTGCGAGAACTGCCACATCACCCCGCACACCGCCGGCGGCCAATTCGAAGAATCGCGCGTCCTCATCCGACACTTCCTCGAAAACCTCCGCCGCTACGAAAAGGCCGAGAAACTGGTGAACCGGATCATGTGA
- a CDS encoding branched-chain amino acid ABC transporter permease has translation MPFSGAKRWLIVGIALAVLASFFSGEMNRYYLGIVIDVGIAIILAVSLNLINGHTGQFSLGHAGFMAVGGYFAAWLSLHMGANAKLFFPLSLLAGGVLAAVVGLCVGIPSLRLRGDYLAIVTLGFGEIIRVIAQNTEAVGAASGLKGIPKFTTLGWTFGLAALTIYAITALVNSTYGRGFLAVHDDEIAAESSGINTVRYKVTAFVTGAFFAGIAGGLYAHHKQFLSPTGFDWLKSVEIVVMVILGGMGRTVGVIAAAILLTVLPELLRDFAEYRMIVYALLIIFMMLLRPGGLFSINLKRRSSAA, from the coding sequence ATGCCCTTCTCCGGAGCAAAACGCTGGCTCATCGTCGGCATCGCACTCGCGGTGCTCGCTTCTTTCTTTTCCGGTGAGATGAATCGCTACTACCTCGGCATCGTCATCGATGTCGGCATCGCGATCATCCTCGCCGTCAGCCTGAATCTCATCAATGGCCACACTGGCCAATTCAGTCTCGGCCACGCCGGCTTCATGGCCGTGGGCGGCTACTTCGCCGCCTGGCTCTCCCTGCACATGGGGGCAAATGCCAAGCTGTTCTTTCCCCTCTCGCTGTTGGCCGGCGGCGTTCTCGCGGCCGTGGTCGGCCTCTGCGTCGGCATTCCATCGCTGCGCTTGCGCGGCGACTACCTCGCCATTGTCACGCTCGGCTTCGGGGAAATCATCCGGGTGATCGCGCAGAATACCGAGGCCGTCGGCGCGGCCAGCGGCCTGAAGGGCATCCCGAAGTTCACCACCCTCGGCTGGACCTTCGGCCTCGCCGCCCTGACCATCTACGCGATCACCGCACTGGTGAATTCCACCTACGGCCGCGGCTTCCTCGCCGTGCACGATGACGAGATCGCCGCCGAGTCGTCCGGAATCAATACCGTCCGCTACAAGGTCACCGCCTTCGTCACCGGCGCCTTCTTCGCAGGCATCGCCGGCGGGCTCTATGCCCACCACAAGCAGTTCCTCTCGCCCACCGGTTTCGACTGGCTGAAGTCCGTCGAGATCGTGGTCATGGTCATCCTCGGCGGCATGGGCCGCACCGTCGGAGTCATCGCCGCCGCCATCCTGCTCACCGTCTTGCCCGAGCTGCTGCGCGACTTCGCCGAATACCGAATGATCGTCTACGCGCTGCTCATCATCTTCATGATGCTGCTGCGCCCGGGCGGCCTGTTTTCGATCAATCTCAAGCGCCGCTCTTCCGCCGCATGA
- a CDS encoding DUF6036 family nucleotidyltransferase produces MRLDTLKHLARVVLGTSEAEKIIVFGSASLLPLFPDLGDDHGGPLSKTFDADMVPLPFEEEVGIMLHKMFGEDRAFHDHFGYYADIVRPFAFEQFPKDWEERLVPVPGVERAFCLEPHDMAAAKCQAGRPKDIELLALLFSTGRLNPELVKERLYEVPMREAMIVKSHQTLEEAIQRAGKDCGGEVD; encoded by the coding sequence ATGCGCCTGGACACATTGAAGCATTTGGCCCGGGTCGTCTTGGGCACCTCCGAGGCGGAGAAGATCATCGTCTTTGGATCAGCCTCCCTACTGCCATTGTTTCCGGACCTTGGCGATGATCATGGTGGTCCACTTTCCAAGACCTTTGACGCGGATATGGTGCCTCTTCCGTTTGAAGAAGAGGTCGGAATCATGCTCCACAAGATGTTCGGCGAGGATCGAGCATTCCACGATCATTTCGGATACTACGCCGACATTGTCCGTCCCTTCGCCTTTGAGCAGTTTCCCAAGGACTGGGAGGAGCGGTTGGTGCCGGTGCCCGGAGTTGAACGGGCGTTCTGTTTAGAGCCGCACGACATGGCGGCTGCCAAGTGCCAGGCGGGGAGGCCGAAGGATATCGAGTTGCTGGCGCTGCTTTTTTCGACTGGCCGGCTGAATCCTGAGCTCGTCAAGGAGAGGCTCTATGAGGTTCCGATGCGCGAGGCGATGATCGTGAAATCCCACCAGACGCTGGAAGAGGCGATCCAGCGGGCGGGCAAGGATTGCGGAGGGGAGGTCGACTAG